In a genomic window of Burkholderiales bacterium:
- a CDS encoding 2-dehydropantoate 2-reductase, with protein MRICVVGAGAIGGYLAVLFAKAGHEVTVIARGVHLAAIRENGLTLLDHDGSQIGCERVKATSRIAEAGVQDLVLLTVKAHQVAPIADDLASLFHDETVVIPMQNGIPFWYFQRHGGELEGTTVESVDPDGICATAVDPRRILGCVVYPATTMVAPGVIKHIEGNRFPLGELDGTESERVQSITQVFVEAGLKSPVLTDIRSEIWLKLWGNLSFNPISALTHSTLVDLCQHPLARELARNMMLEAQAVAEKLGRTLRVTVDRRIEGAERVGKHKTSMLQDVEAGRDPEIDPLVGSVIELGRLVGVPTPNISAVYACVKLLSSTMSAGKGAVRLAPLARAA; from the coding sequence TCACGGTGATCGCGCGCGGCGTGCACCTCGCCGCCATCCGCGAAAACGGCCTCACGCTGCTCGACCACGACGGCAGCCAGATCGGCTGCGAGCGCGTCAAAGCGACCTCGCGCATCGCCGAGGCGGGCGTGCAGGATCTGGTGCTGCTCACGGTCAAGGCGCACCAGGTCGCGCCGATCGCCGACGACCTCGCGTCGCTCTTCCATGACGAGACGGTCGTCATCCCGATGCAGAACGGCATCCCGTTCTGGTATTTCCAGCGCCACGGCGGCGAGCTCGAAGGCACGACGGTCGAGTCGGTCGATCCGGACGGCATCTGCGCCACGGCGGTCGACCCGCGCCGCATCCTCGGCTGCGTCGTCTATCCCGCGACCACGATGGTGGCGCCGGGCGTCATCAAGCACATCGAAGGCAACCGCTTCCCGCTCGGCGAGCTCGACGGCACCGAGAGCGAGCGCGTCCAATCGATCACGCAGGTGTTCGTCGAGGCGGGACTGAAATCGCCCGTGCTGACCGACATCCGCTCGGAGATCTGGCTCAAGCTGTGGGGCAATCTCTCGTTCAACCCGATCAGCGCGCTGACGCACTCGACGCTGGTCGACCTCTGCCAGCACCCGCTCGCCCGCGAGCTCGCGCGCAACATGATGCTCGAAGCGCAGGCGGTGGCCGAGAAGCTCGGCCGCACGCTGCGCGTGACGGTCGACCGCCGCATCGAAGGCGCGGAGCGCGTCGGCAAGCACAAGACGTCGATGCTGCAGGACGTCGAAGCGGGCCGCGATCCGGAGATCGATCCGCTCGTCGGCTCGGTGATCGAGCTCGGCCGCCTCGTCGGCGTGCCGACGCCGAACATCAGCGCGGTCTACGCGTGCGTGAAGCTGCTGTCGTCGACGATGTCGGCGGGGAAGGGCGCGGTGCGTCTCGCGCCGCTCGCTCGAGCAGCGTAA